One Terriglobales bacterium genomic region harbors:
- a CDS encoding TolC family protein has product MRVTLRFSVCCLVVLAVLTCTATSLKAAEPLAFRHAVDLALHHSTTMAIASADQARAHAAVQAGRNLFLPRVEAGSGVAYTYGYPLSLEGSAPTVFNVTTQQFLFNPSQHEFLRSYQSEWKATTFTSDDKKNQVILETATDYIELDTVTSMLSILQQQNEAVQRAEQVVGQRVKEGVDSEVELTRAKLASARVRMKAAQAQTTADLLRERLSQLTGLPVAEIQTASESIPKLPGVDQNEDLMARALEYSPALKGANEHAEARHFTAKGEHKALYPSIDLAGQYGYFAKYNHFQDYFSGTRKFRSNNAVYGMVIRIPIFNSAQKAQAMAADQEALIARKQAEDVKDQVSSDTLRLQRSLRQLAEAKEVARLEHELAQSDVEAAQARLQAGTATIKDEQQARVHEHETYINLLDASFTLDKTQMELMRSTGELQHWAIAPDTTTPNSPPSTTTPNHP; this is encoded by the coding sequence ATGCGAGTCACATTGCGTTTTTCAGTTTGCTGTCTGGTTGTTCTAGCCGTTCTAACATGCACTGCCACGAGTTTGAAAGCGGCGGAACCCCTGGCGTTCCGCCACGCCGTTGATCTGGCGTTGCACCACAGCACCACCATGGCCATCGCCTCGGCTGACCAGGCGCGGGCGCATGCAGCAGTCCAGGCAGGACGCAACCTGTTTCTGCCACGCGTGGAGGCCGGCTCCGGCGTTGCCTACACCTACGGGTATCCACTCAGCCTTGAAGGCTCTGCACCCACCGTCTTCAACGTTACGACACAACAGTTTCTCTTCAATCCCTCACAGCACGAGTTTCTGCGTTCGTACCAAAGCGAGTGGAAGGCCACGACTTTTACCTCTGACGACAAAAAGAACCAGGTCATTCTGGAAACGGCCACAGACTACATTGAACTCGATACTGTCACCTCGATGCTGAGCATTCTGCAGCAGCAGAACGAAGCAGTCCAGCGCGCCGAGCAGGTGGTCGGCCAGCGAGTCAAGGAAGGCGTGGATAGCGAAGTAGAGCTGACCAGGGCCAAGCTGGCCAGCGCCCGCGTGCGCATGAAAGCGGCGCAGGCACAAACCACGGCTGACCTGTTGCGGGAGCGGCTGTCGCAGCTTACAGGATTACCGGTCGCAGAGATCCAAACCGCATCCGAATCCATTCCCAAGCTACCCGGGGTGGATCAGAACGAGGACTTGATGGCGAGGGCCTTAGAGTATAGTCCCGCACTCAAGGGAGCAAACGAACATGCAGAGGCCAGGCATTTCACCGCCAAAGGCGAACACAAAGCGCTCTATCCCAGCATTGATCTGGCCGGCCAGTATGGTTATTTCGCCAAGTACAATCACTTTCAGGATTACTTCAGTGGGACCAGGAAGTTCCGCAGCAATAATGCCGTGTACGGCATGGTGATCCGCATACCAATCTTCAATTCTGCGCAGAAGGCACAGGCAATGGCCGCTGACCAAGAGGCGCTCATCGCCAGGAAGCAGGCAGAAGATGTAAAAGACCAGGTCTCCTCCGACACGCTGAGATTGCAACGCTCGCTTCGCCAGCTTGCCGAAGCGAAGGAGGTAGCGCGGTTGGAACACGAACTTGCCCAGTCCGACGTGGAAGCAGCCCAGGCGCGGCTACAGGCGGGAACAGCTACGATCAAAGACGAACAGCAGGCACGAGTTCATGAACATGAGACCTATATCAATCTGCTGGACGCCTCTTTCACTCTGGATAAGACACAGATGGAATTAATGCGCTCTACAGGCGAGCTGCAACACTGGGCAATCGCTCCGGACACAACTACGCCGAATAGCCCTCCCAGCACGACTACACCCAACCATCCCTAA
- a CDS encoding phytoene/squalene synthase family protein: MANSPSSAREMQLSAAYAACRTIARSAAKNFYYSFLALPKHKRNALCAVYAFMRHADDLSDDENLPAEQRYQKLEDWLESARHAFAGDTTDDAVLFALADAQRRYKIPVELFEKLVQGTAMDLEHTLAVRSGDAASAAGEGVSHAPVALYATFEDLYQYCYHVASVVGLVCIRIFGYRDPHAEILAERCGIAFQMTNIIRDVKEDAAMGRVYLPQQDMAQFGRSPQDLSSASLGNGFQPNKFRALLEFEAQRAREFYKSGRELIDLVDYESRPALWVLIEIYSRLLEKIARRNYDVFSERVRVSTAEKLGVLSRGLLSRIIT; this comes from the coding sequence ATGGCAAATTCCCCTAGCAGCGCGCGTGAGATGCAGCTCAGTGCCGCCTACGCCGCCTGCCGTACCATTGCCCGCTCGGCAGCCAAGAATTTTTATTATTCCTTTCTGGCGCTTCCCAAGCACAAGCGCAATGCGCTGTGCGCTGTGTATGCCTTCATGCGCCATGCCGATGACCTCAGCGACGATGAAAATTTGCCTGCAGAGCAGCGCTACCAGAAGCTGGAGGATTGGCTGGAGAGCGCGAGGCACGCCTTCGCTGGCGATACGACGGATGACGCGGTTCTGTTTGCTCTGGCCGATGCCCAGCGCCGCTACAAAATCCCGGTCGAGCTTTTTGAAAAGCTGGTGCAGGGTACTGCCATGGACCTGGAGCACACCTTGGCTGTTCGCAGCGGTGACGCCGCCAGTGCAGCCGGTGAGGGGGTAAGCCATGCTCCTGTGGCCCTCTACGCGACCTTTGAAGATCTATACCAATACTGCTATCACGTTGCTTCGGTTGTAGGCCTGGTCTGCATTCGCATCTTTGGCTATCGTGATCCGCATGCTGAGATTCTTGCCGAGCGTTGCGGCATCGCCTTTCAGATGACCAATATCATCCGTGATGTAAAGGAAGATGCGGCTATGGGGCGTGTGTACCTCCCGCAGCAGGATATGGCGCAATTTGGCCGCTCGCCCCAGGATTTATCTTCCGCGAGTCTTGGCAATGGCTTTCAGCCCAACAAATTTCGCGCGCTGCTGGAGTTTGAAGCGCAGCGCGCCCGCGAATTCTACAAGTCCGGGCGCGAGCTCATCGATCTGGTTGACTACGAAAGCCGTCCCGCCCTGTGGGTGCTGATTGAGATTTACAGCCGCCTGCTGGAGAAGATTGCCCGCCGCAATTACGATGTCTTCAGTGAGCGGGTGCGTGTGAGTACAGCAGAAAAACTAGGAGTGCTCTCCCGCGGCCTGCTGAGCCGCATCATCACATGA
- a CDS encoding EamA family transporter, translating to MVVLSSVGDVCLSRGMRNIGALSVGDFRRLIPAVFSPWVGVGVLLLLGFFAAYSIALSWADLTYVLPASSIAYVLVAVLGWLILHEHITPTRWAGILLISCGVGIVAGGPIATRRHHPAEEPHS from the coding sequence ATGGTTGTCCTCAGTTCTGTGGGAGACGTCTGTCTCTCGCGTGGCATGAGGAACATCGGCGCACTCTCGGTTGGAGACTTTCGCCGTCTGATACCCGCCGTGTTCAGCCCGTGGGTAGGAGTGGGAGTATTGCTCCTGCTCGGCTTTTTTGCCGCCTACTCCATTGCCCTCTCCTGGGCGGACCTGACCTACGTGCTTCCAGCATCTTCTATCGCCTACGTGCTGGTGGCCGTACTGGGATGGCTCATCCTGCATGAACACATCACTCCTACGCGCTGGGCAGGAATTCTGCTGATAAGCTGCGGCGTCGGAATTGTGGCCGGCGGGCCCATTGCGACCCGGCGCCATCATCCTGCGGAGGAACCTCATTCATGA
- a CDS encoding phytoene/squalene synthase family protein, with translation MNNAQFNPPLSSPETRTAAEGWAARPAEDSRSTMIASKQSIDDLLKATSRSFYLTLRVLPARVRPQIGLAYLLARTTDTIADTEILPLDQRLDALQKLRERVLAQNSGIQNGGQSSAPLNFGEFAKQQGSASEKLLLERVEDSLSALQHFSADDQKLIRDVLQTITSGQELDLRRFAKASMEHTYALETEIELDDYIYRVAGCVGEFWTKICRAHLFPNAPLDEKQLIADGIRFGKGLQLVNILRDLPADLEKGRCYLPIDKLELVDLLPQTLLSTASQAKLLPLYHRYLDQAESHLLAGWNYTNALPFSQLRVRLACAWPILIGAKTIGKLRTANVDQLQQRVKVSRSEVRGMIACSVLAYPFPFLWRQLFSPTVKAVASNGNLA, from the coding sequence ATGAATAACGCGCAATTCAACCCGCCGCTTTCCAGCCCTGAGACGAGGACAGCGGCAGAAGGATGGGCGGCGCGGCCGGCGGAAGATTCGCGTTCCACAATGATTGCATCAAAACAGTCAATTGATGATTTGCTCAAGGCGACCTCGCGCTCGTTTTATCTGACGTTGCGCGTGTTGCCCGCTCGCGTTCGCCCGCAGATTGGGCTTGCATATTTGCTCGCGCGCACGACCGATACCATTGCCGATACTGAAATCCTGCCGCTCGATCAACGGCTGGATGCGCTGCAAAAACTTCGTGAACGGGTCTTAGCTCAAAACAGCGGTATTCAAAACGGCGGTCAAAGTTCTGCGCCGTTGAATTTCGGCGAATTCGCGAAGCAACAGGGTTCAGCCTCTGAAAAATTATTGTTAGAACGAGTCGAAGATAGTTTGTCAGCGTTGCAACATTTTTCTGCAGACGATCAAAAATTGATTCGTGACGTGCTCCAAACTATCACCAGCGGACAGGAATTGGATTTGCGCCGATTCGCCAAGGCATCCATGGAACATACCTACGCGCTGGAAACGGAAATTGAGCTGGACGATTACATATACCGCGTGGCCGGCTGCGTTGGCGAATTCTGGACCAAGATTTGCCGCGCGCATTTATTCCCGAACGCGCCACTGGATGAGAAACAACTCATCGCTGACGGCATTCGGTTCGGTAAAGGTTTGCAGCTCGTGAACATTTTGCGGGATCTTCCGGCGGATTTGGAAAAGGGCCGCTGCTATTTGCCGATAGACAAACTGGAGCTCGTGGATTTATTGCCGCAAACATTGCTGTCGACCGCCAGTCAGGCAAAATTGCTGCCGCTGTATCACCGTTATCTTGACCAGGCGGAATCACATTTGCTTGCTGGCTGGAATTACACGAATGCGTTGCCCTTTTCGCAACTTCGCGTCCGCCTTGCGTGCGCCTGGCCAATCTTAATAGGCGCCAAGACGATTGGAAAACTGCGTACTGCGAATGTGGATCAGTTGCAGCAGCGCGTGAAGGTCTCACGCAGCGAAGTTCGCGGCATGATTGCATGTTCGGTGCTGGCGTATCCGTTTCCGTTTCTGTGGCGGCAATTGTTTTCACCAACGGTAAAAGCTGTTGCGTCCAACGGCAATTTGGCGTAG
- a CDS encoding EamA family transporter translates to MSSQTAYTWGSIALMVTCSTVGDVLISKSMKHVGDIGELRKRAGLGTVIRRVAGTSTFWIGLFFMMITFYTLLFALSHADVSLVVPATTSLTFVTNAVAARFFLHENVDGRRWAATVFVFVGVALLAS, encoded by the coding sequence ATGAGTTCGCAAACCGCATATACCTGGGGCTCGATCGCACTCATGGTGACCTGCTCAACGGTGGGTGATGTGCTCATTTCGAAATCTATGAAGCACGTTGGCGATATCGGTGAGCTGCGAAAACGCGCCGGCCTGGGCACGGTAATACGGCGGGTGGCAGGGACCAGTACTTTTTGGATTGGGCTGTTCTTTATGATGATTACGTTTTATACGCTGCTCTTCGCCCTCTCCCATGCCGATGTAAGCCTCGTAGTACCCGCCACAACTTCACTCACCTTTGTGACCAATGCCGTCGCCGCCAGATTCTTTCTGCATGAAAACGTAGACGGCCGCCGCTGGGCCGCCACCGTGTTTGTATTTGTTGGGGTGGCGCTACTGGCGAGCTAG
- the hpnJ gene encoding hopanoid biosynthesis associated radical SAM protein HpnJ, which produces MPLKTLLLNPPSFEGFDGGASSRWPATREIESYWYPVWLAYPAGMLEGSRLLDASPHHVSAQQTIELVKEYEFLVLFTSTPGFKGDCALAAAMKDANPKLKIAFVGPHVTTLTEQSLNDCPAIDFVTRREFDYAVVDFANGKPLADILGISYRVNGKIVHNPDCPEVTDLDALPDVVDVYKRDLDVHRYNVPFLLHPYLSFYTTRGCPAQCTFCLWPQLLSGHPWRKRSTDRVAREMAKVKEYWPDLKEVFFDDDTFNIQKARTVELCSKLKPLNMTWSCTSRVTTDYETLRAQKEAGCRLLIVGYESGNAQILKNIKKGATIERARDFTRDTKKLGLTVHGDFIIGLPGETRETIEQTIKFAKELDVETIQVSLAHAYPGTELFDFAKKNGFIVNDQQMVDEGGHQLAQIEYPGLPREEALEAVHRFYDEYYFRPKAIFRIVRKAVFDSTERKRLIKEGKSFMKLRAARKKYVAGRRNTEAAGRNTETAGTAEA; this is translated from the coding sequence ATGCCTCTCAAGACACTGCTCTTAAATCCGCCGTCTTTCGAGGGTTTTGATGGGGGCGCAAGTTCGCGCTGGCCTGCAACCCGCGAGATTGAATCATATTGGTATCCGGTCTGGCTGGCGTATCCGGCTGGAATGCTGGAAGGCTCGCGTCTGCTGGATGCGTCGCCGCACCACGTCTCTGCCCAACAGACCATCGAACTGGTCAAAGAATATGAGTTCCTGGTGCTCTTTACGAGCACTCCGGGGTTTAAGGGCGACTGCGCCCTGGCCGCTGCGATGAAAGACGCCAACCCCAAGCTCAAGATTGCCTTTGTGGGCCCGCATGTGACCACGCTCACCGAACAGTCGCTGAACGACTGCCCGGCCATTGATTTTGTCACCCGGCGGGAGTTCGACTACGCCGTGGTCGATTTCGCCAATGGCAAGCCGCTGGCGGATATCCTGGGAATTTCTTATCGGGTGAATGGCAAGATTGTGCACAATCCTGACTGCCCAGAGGTCACCGATCTGGACGCTCTGCCTGATGTGGTGGATGTCTACAAGCGCGATCTCGACGTGCACCGCTACAATGTGCCGTTTCTGCTGCATCCCTATCTTTCGTTCTACACCACGCGCGGCTGCCCGGCGCAGTGCACGTTCTGCTTGTGGCCGCAGTTGCTCAGCGGGCATCCGTGGCGCAAGCGCTCTACCGACCGCGTGGCGCGCGAGATGGCCAAAGTAAAAGAATACTGGCCCGATTTGAAAGAAGTCTTCTTCGATGATGACACCTTCAACATCCAGAAGGCGCGTACGGTTGAGCTGTGTTCCAAGCTCAAACCCCTGAACATGACGTGGTCATGCACCTCGCGAGTGACTACGGACTACGAAACCCTTAGAGCGCAAAAAGAAGCGGGATGCCGCCTGCTGATTGTGGGATACGAATCCGGCAATGCGCAAATCCTGAAAAACATCAAGAAAGGCGCGACCATCGAACGTGCTCGTGACTTTACGCGCGACACCAAAAAACTCGGACTGACTGTGCACGGCGATTTTATTATCGGTCTGCCGGGAGAGACGCGTGAAACGATAGAGCAAACCATCAAGTTTGCCAAAGAGCTCGACGTGGAAACCATTCAGGTATCGCTGGCGCATGCATATCCCGGCACCGAACTATTCGATTTTGCCAAGAAGAACGGTTTCATCGTTAATGACCAGCAGATGGTGGATGAGGGCGGACATCAACTGGCCCAAATTGAGTATCCTGGCCTGCCGCGTGAAGAGGCCCTGGAAGCTGTGCACCGCTTCTACGATGAATACTACTTCCGGCCCAAGGCAATTTTCCGCATCGTGCGCAAAGCCGTGTTCGATTCAACCGAACGCAAGCGGCTCATTAAGGAAGGCAAATCGTTCATGAAGCTGCGCGCAGCGCGCAAGAAGTATGTTGCAGGACGTCGCAATACAGAAGCCGCAGGCAGAAACACCGAAACCGCTGGAACCGCCGAAGCATAG